The DNA window GGCTATAGCATTGTTACAGTCAATAGTAAATGATACAGGAGTCCCGAGAAATATTAGAGGTGCTGCAAACAATGCCATAAAAATGTTACAAAATGAAAAACTAAGTTTAGGAGTTAGGGCTGCTAACGCTATTAATATATTGGAAGATATATCACAAGACCCGAATATGCCGCTTCATACAAGAGTCAGGTTATGGAGCATAATATCTGTGCTGGAAACAATAAAAGATTAAAATAATTGATTAAGAAAATTATTAAGATTGGAGCTTGCCGGGGTAGCTCAGCATGGAAGAGCGGCGGGCTGTTAACCCGTTGGTCGCAGGTTCGAGTCCTGCCCCCGGCGCTATAAATAAACAAAATTATTTAAATAGAAAACTCAGAAATAGTAAATGCTATATGGGCCCGTAGCTCAGCTAGGTAGAGCGCCCGGCTCATAACCGGGTGGTCGTGGGTTCAAATCCCACCGGGCCCA is part of the Candidatus Methanomethylicota archaeon genome and encodes:
- a CDS encoding UPF0147 family protein yields the protein MLESKVQQAIALLQSIVNDTGVPRNIRGAANNAIKMLQNEKLSLGVRAANAINILEDISQDPNMPLHTRVRLWSIISVLETIKD